One Camelina sativa cultivar DH55 chromosome 3, Cs, whole genome shotgun sequence genomic window carries:
- the LOC104766500 gene encoding U-box domain-containing protein 4-like: METAKRRTMSSIVSKLSSVSEQTRAAALAELRLISKQDPDSRLIIADAGAIPYLAETLYSSSHSSQENAAATLLNLSITSREPLMSSRGLLDALSHALRHHDTTTSPAAVQSSAATIYSLLIAEESYRPIIGSKRDIIFSLVHIIRYPSSHPRSIKDALKALFAIALYPMNRSTMISLGAIPALFSLIVKDSRCGIVEDATAVMAQVAGCEESEDGMRRVSGANVLADLLDPCTGSTLRIKENSVGALLNLARCGGDEARSEVAAAVASGADEGAMEGIVYVAENGSVKGRKKAIDLLKLVNGGDSRFDYLINEVNPNSISI, encoded by the coding sequence ATGGAAACAGCAAAGCGTAGAACGATGTCATCAATCGTCTCGAAGCTCAGCTCTGTCTCCGAACAAACCAGAGCCGCCGCTTTAGCTGAGCTTAGACTCATCTCTAAACAAGATCCCGACAGCCGTCTCATCATCGCCGACGCCGGAGCTATCCCTTACCTCGCCGAGACTCTCTACTCTTCGTCTCACTCTTCCCAAGAAAACGCCGCCGCGACTCTCCTCAACCTCTCCATCACCTCTCGCGAACCCCTCATGTCCTCACGCGGTTTGCTCGACGCGCTTTCTCACGCGCTTCGTCACCACGACACCACCACTTCCCCCGCAGCGGTTCAGTCCTCCGCCGCCACGATTTACAGCCTTCTGATCGCCGAGGAATCTTACCGTCCGATCATCGGATCTAAACGCGATATCATCTTCTCCCTCGTCCACATCATCAGGTACCCGAGTTCGCATCCCCGGTCGATCAAAGACGCGCTCAAGGCACTCTTCGCCATCGCTCTCTACCCGATGAACCGATCGACGATGATCTCCCTCGGCGCGATCCCGGCTCTCTTCTCGCTGATCGTCAAGGACTCGCGGTGCGGGATCGTGGAAGATGCGACGGCGGTTATGGCGCAAGTCGCTGGATGCGAAGAGAGTGAAGACGGGATGAGGAGAGTTTCGGGAGCCAACGTGCTCGCGGATCTGTTGGATCCTTGCACTGGCTCGACACTACGGATCAAGGAGAACTCCGTTGGTGCGCTTCTGAATCTGGCGAGATGCGGAGGGGATGAAGCGAGGTCGGAAGTTGCTGCGGCGGTTGCGTCTGGTGCGGATGAAGGAGCTATGGAAGGGATCGTGTACGTAGCTGAGAACGGTAGTGTGAAAGGAAGGAAGAAGGCGATTGATCTGTTGAAGCTCGTTAATGGCGGCGATTCACGTTTTGACTATTTGATCAATGAAGTAAATCCAAATAGCATAAGCATCTGA